The Vibrio agarivorans genome window below encodes:
- a CDS encoding LysR family transcriptional regulator, whose product MYRFLPHSHKAFRVFECVARHMSFTHAAQELYVTQSAVSRQVKQLEEFLGTELVGRKHRSIELTERGKSLSKLLATQYTNLDQLIASWKSEMNNRIIIKASLSFATRFLIPKIQYLNEKFPDHEVVVVPILEDSNDFSTNDCDLLISCTRLRPEGDNVFYLRDEYMAPVCAIPSTSQDVELDYVFSQPRIHATQDHFDWHHWIKVTQYPDIQRVRHTTFFTLELALSACLAGQGVTVTDLMLILPELEQGYLTAPVGMKMTHSDWRYYCHVKHFSPILKELSDWLKAETDNEVAQLKTLMNMHRWQVVGEINQ is encoded by the coding sequence ATGTATCGTTTCCTTCCTCATTCGCATAAAGCATTTAGAGTGTTCGAATGCGTGGCAAGACACATGAGTTTCACACACGCTGCACAAGAACTTTATGTGACACAAAGCGCTGTGAGTCGTCAGGTTAAGCAGCTAGAAGAGTTTTTGGGCACAGAGTTGGTAGGGCGCAAGCATCGAAGCATTGAGTTAACAGAGAGAGGCAAATCGCTTTCTAAGCTCTTAGCCACTCAATACACTAACCTCGATCAACTGATTGCGTCTTGGAAATCTGAGATGAATAATCGTATCATTATCAAAGCCTCGTTAAGCTTTGCAACACGATTCCTCATCCCTAAGATCCAATACCTTAATGAAAAATTCCCCGATCATGAAGTGGTTGTCGTGCCAATACTTGAAGACAGCAATGACTTCTCAACCAATGATTGTGACTTATTGATCTCCTGCACTCGATTGCGTCCAGAGGGTGATAACGTGTTTTATCTTCGTGATGAATACATGGCACCGGTCTGTGCAATACCTAGCACTTCACAGGACGTTGAATTAGATTATGTTTTCAGTCAGCCTCGCATCCATGCAACTCAAGATCACTTTGATTGGCATCATTGGATAAAAGTGACTCAATATCCTGATATTCAGCGAGTGCGCCATACAACGTTTTTTACGCTTGAGCTAGCTCTGAGTGCATGTTTGGCGGGGCAGGGAGTGACGGTCACTGATTTAATGTTAATTTTACCGGAGTTGGAGCAAGGGTATCTGACAGCGCCAGTAGGAATGAAAATGACGCATAGTGACTGGCGATATTATTGTCACGTAAAGCATTTTAGCCCGATACTCAAGGAGCTAAGTGACTGGCTAAAAGCGGAAACAGATAATGAAGTCGCACAACTCAAAACATTGATGAACATGCATCGTTGGCAAGTTGTCGGGGAAATCAATCAATAA
- a CDS encoding 2Fe-2S iron-sulfur cluster-binding protein — MATIKINRLTSIEASAQDTLLEAMEKAGLEPEYHCRDGHCGACRCTLSEGQVESVGFAMAYTNPGEVLACISKAKGDIVLDNVRYQHKKVPA, encoded by the coding sequence ATGGCTACGATCAAAATTAACCGACTCACATCCATTGAAGCTTCAGCTCAAGACACCTTGTTAGAAGCGATGGAAAAAGCAGGCCTTGAACCCGAGTATCACTGTCGTGATGGTCATTGTGGTGCCTGTCGCTGTACGCTGTCTGAAGGGCAAGTAGAGTCGGTTGGTTTTGCTATGGCGTACACGAATCCCGGGGAAGTCCTCGCTTGTATCAGTAAAGCGAAGGGAGACATTGTGCTCGATAACGTACGTTATCAACACAAAAAAGTACCCGCCTAA
- the nrdB gene encoding class Ia ribonucleoside-diphosphate reductase subunit beta has translation MAYSTFNRTKNDQLKEPMFLGQSVNVARYDQQKFEIFEKLIEKQLSFFWRPEEVDVSSDRIDFNKLPEHEKHIFISNLKYQTLLDSIQGRSPNVALLPLVSLPEVETWIETWSFSETIHSRSYTHIIRNIVNDPAVVFDDIVENEHILKRAEDISHYYDKLIEMSNDYHRYGEGEHQINGETVKVSLYELKKQLYICLMSVNALEAIRFYVSFACSFAFAERELMEGNAKIIKLIARDEALHLTGTQHMINLLRNGQDDFTFMQIAEEAKQECFDLFKAAAEQEKEWAEYLFKDGSMIGLNKDILCQYVEYITNTRMQAVGLGSAYPEATSNPIPWINAWLSSDNVQVAPQEAEISSYLVGQIDNEVATDDFEGFEL, from the coding sequence ATGGCTTACAGTACTTTTAACCGCACTAAGAATGACCAACTAAAAGAGCCGATGTTCCTTGGTCAGTCGGTAAACGTTGCACGTTACGATCAACAAAAATTTGAAATCTTCGAGAAGCTAATCGAGAAGCAACTCTCGTTCTTCTGGCGCCCAGAAGAAGTCGACGTATCAAGCGACCGTATTGACTTCAACAAATTGCCAGAGCATGAGAAACACATTTTCATCTCAAACTTGAAGTATCAAACACTGCTCGATTCAATCCAAGGCCGTTCTCCAAACGTTGCCCTACTTCCATTGGTGTCACTACCAGAAGTGGAAACATGGATTGAAACATGGTCGTTCTCAGAGACTATCCACTCACGTTCTTACACGCACATTATCCGTAACATCGTTAACGACCCAGCAGTGGTGTTCGATGATATCGTTGAGAATGAGCACATCCTAAAGCGTGCTGAAGATATCTCTCACTACTACGACAAACTAATCGAGATGAGCAATGATTACCATCGCTATGGCGAAGGTGAACACCAGATCAACGGCGAAACTGTCAAGGTCTCGCTTTATGAACTGAAAAAGCAATTGTACATCTGTCTGATGTCGGTAAATGCTCTTGAAGCGATCCGTTTTTACGTCAGTTTTGCTTGCTCTTTTGCATTCGCCGAGCGTGAATTGATGGAAGGTAACGCAAAAATCATCAAGCTGATCGCCCGCGATGAAGCCCTTCACCTAACGGGTACGCAACACATGATCAATCTGCTTCGTAATGGTCAAGACGACTTTACCTTCATGCAGATCGCAGAAGAAGCGAAACAAGAGTGTTTCGACCTGTTCAAAGCGGCTGCAGAACAAGAGAAAGAGTGGGCTGAATACCTATTCAAAGATGGCTCAATGATCGGCTTGAACAAGGATATCTTGTGTCAATATGTTGAGTATATTACCAACACCCGTATGCAAGCGGTTGGTTTAGGCTCTGCTTACCCAGAAGCAACGAGCAACCCGATCCCTTGGATCAATGCGTGGTTGTCTTCGGATAATGTTCAGGTGGCACCGCAAGAAGCTGAAATCAGCTCATACCTTGTTGGCCAGATTGACAATGAAGTCGCAACCGATGACTTTGAGGGCTTTGAGCTTTAA
- the nrdA gene encoding class 1a ribonucleoside-diphosphate reductase subunit alpha encodes MNQQLTVTKRNGRKENIDLEKIHRVITWAAEGLNNVSVSQVELKAHIQFYDGITTSDIHETIIKSAADLISEETPDYQYLAARLAIFHLRKKAYGQYEPPKLYEHVARLVEMGKYDQHLLQDYTKEELELLDCYIDHKRDLDFSYAAVKQLEGKYFVQNRVSGEIYESAQFLYMLVSACLFANYPKDTRLSYIKRFYDATSTFKISLPTPIMSGVRTPTRQFSSCVLIECGDSLDSINATASSIVRYVSQRAGIGINAGRIRALGSEIRGGEAFHTGCIPFYKYFQTAVKCCSQGGVRGGAATVFYPLWHRESPSLMVLKNNRGVEENRVRHMDYGVQLNKLMYQRLVEGGNITLFSPSDVPGLYDAFFQDQAEFERLYVQYENDPSIKKETVKALEMFSILMQERASTGRIYVQNVDHCNTHSPFDAKVAPVRQSNLCLEIALPTKPLSNVEDEEGEIALCTLSAFNLGAIESLDDFEELSELVVRALDALLDYQDYPLPAAYRSTMNRRTLGVGVINFAYYLAKNGTKYSDGSANGLTHRTFEAMQYYLLKASVELAKEQGACPLFNETNYAKGLLPIDTYKKDIDLVCDEPLHYDWDALRQEIMEHGLRNSTLTALMPSETSSQISNATNGIEPPRGYVSVKASKDGILKQVVPEFTKYKDNYELLWDIGSNDGYLHIVGIIQKFVDQAISANTNYDPSRYETGKVPMKKLLQDLLTAYKFGVKTLYYHNTRDGAKDDQKDAVQAQDDDCAGGGCKI; translated from the coding sequence ATGAACCAACAACTTACCGTTACTAAGCGTAACGGTCGCAAAGAAAATATCGATTTAGAAAAAATCCACCGAGTGATTACTTGGGCAGCAGAAGGGCTCAACAACGTTTCTGTTTCTCAGGTTGAACTGAAAGCTCACATCCAGTTCTACGATGGCATTACTACATCTGATATTCACGAGACAATAATCAAGTCAGCGGCTGATCTCATTTCAGAAGAGACGCCAGACTACCAATATCTTGCTGCTCGCCTTGCCATCTTCCATTTGCGTAAAAAAGCTTACGGCCAATATGAGCCACCAAAGCTATACGAGCACGTTGCACGCCTTGTTGAAATGGGTAAGTACGATCAACACTTGCTACAAGACTACACCAAAGAAGAACTTGAGCTGTTAGACTGCTATATTGATCACAAGCGTGATTTAGATTTCTCGTACGCGGCGGTTAAACAGCTAGAAGGTAAATACTTCGTACAAAACCGCGTTTCAGGTGAAATCTACGAAAGTGCCCAGTTCCTTTACATGCTGGTTTCTGCGTGTCTGTTTGCAAACTACCCTAAGGACACTCGTCTAAGCTATATCAAGCGCTTTTACGATGCGACATCGACGTTTAAGATTTCACTACCGACACCGATTATGTCGGGTGTTCGTACTCCAACGCGTCAGTTTAGTTCATGTGTACTAATTGAGTGTGGCGATAGTCTCGACTCAATTAACGCAACAGCAAGCTCTATCGTACGTTACGTTTCTCAGCGTGCTGGCATTGGTATCAATGCGGGTCGCATTCGCGCACTAGGCTCAGAAATCCGCGGTGGGGAAGCTTTCCATACGGGCTGTATCCCGTTCTACAAATATTTCCAAACAGCGGTCAAATGCTGTTCTCAAGGTGGTGTTCGTGGCGGCGCGGCAACCGTGTTCTACCCATTATGGCACCGCGAATCACCGTCATTGATGGTATTGAAAAACAACCGTGGTGTTGAAGAGAACCGTGTTCGTCATATGGATTACGGCGTACAGCTCAATAAGCTAATGTATCAACGCCTGGTTGAAGGTGGCAACATTACGCTGTTCTCACCATCGGACGTACCGGGCCTTTACGACGCATTCTTCCAAGACCAAGCGGAGTTTGAGCGTCTCTACGTTCAGTATGAGAACGACCCTTCAATTAAGAAGGAAACGGTGAAGGCACTGGAGATGTTCTCGATCTTAATGCAAGAGCGTGCTTCAACAGGTCGTATCTACGTACAAAACGTAGACCACTGTAATACTCACAGCCCATTTGACGCTAAAGTCGCTCCGGTTCGTCAATCGAACCTATGTCTAGAGATTGCTCTGCCGACTAAGCCGCTATCAAACGTAGAAGACGAAGAAGGCGAAATTGCACTTTGTACGCTATCGGCGTTTAACCTTGGTGCGATTGAGTCTCTTGATGACTTTGAAGAGCTATCTGAGCTGGTGGTTCGTGCACTTGACGCGCTGCTAGATTACCAAGACTACCCTCTTCCTGCAGCTTACCGTTCAACAATGAACCGTCGTACACTTGGCGTGGGTGTGATTAACTTTGCATACTATCTAGCGAAGAACGGAACGAAATACTCTGATGGCAGCGCAAATGGCCTGACTCACCGTACCTTTGAAGCGATGCAATACTACTTGCTTAAAGCATCGGTAGAGCTAGCGAAAGAGCAAGGTGCTTGTCCTCTGTTTAATGAGACAAACTACGCAAAAGGCCTACTGCCAATCGATACCTACAAGAAAGACATCGACCTCGTTTGTGATGAGCCACTGCACTACGATTGGGATGCACTTCGTCAAGAGATCATGGAGCACGGCCTGCGTAACTCAACACTTACCGCACTGATGCCTTCAGAAACCTCTTCACAGATTTCAAATGCGACTAACGGTATTGAACCTCCTCGTGGCTATGTTTCTGTTAAGGCGTCTAAAGACGGTATCTTAAAGCAGGTTGTGCCTGAGTTTACGAAATACAAAGATAACTATGAGCTGCTGTGGGACATCGGTAGCAACGATGGTTACTTGCATATTGTTGGTATCATCCAGAAGTTTGTGGACCAAGCAATTTCTGCAAACACAAACTATGATCCAAGCCGCTACGAGACGGGTAAAGTACCGATGAAGAAGCTGCTACAAGATTTGTTGACAGCGTATAAGTTTGGTGTAAAAACCCTGTATTACCATAACACCCGTGATGGCGCGAAAGACGACCAAAAAGACGCGGTGCAAGCACAAGATGATGATTGTGCTGGCGGTGGCTGTAAGATTTAA